A part of Amycolatopsis camponoti genomic DNA contains:
- a CDS encoding ketoacyl-ACP synthase III family protein — protein sequence MRVDDLYLTGIGSEVGALTPVAVPLAAGEFTTAEADRTGQLSTAVAALPGPELAVRAGREALRQAETVTGEPVWPMLCLHAGIYHAGIDFWHAASFVRDRLGVGAGPGLTLELGAMSNSVVASLDVAASVLRGRPDHDAALITAGDRFGAPGFPHWNTDTGIVYGDAGSAVVLSRRPGLARVRAIASYTDPSLEGLQRGDEPFRTASVTAHRSLDIRRRKRQWLGRHGGPAHVDSRNADGVTAVVKTALSDVGLDLPDIAKICAPHYGRRLVETQILRPLGISESRTMTGLGLRVGHLGASDQIVALDHLLRTGEAGPGEHVLLLGIGVGMTWTAVVLQVEPVPATA from the coding sequence ATGCGCGTCGATGACCTGTACCTCACCGGGATCGGCAGCGAGGTCGGCGCGCTGACGCCGGTCGCCGTCCCGCTCGCGGCCGGGGAGTTCACCACCGCCGAGGCCGACCGGACCGGTCAGCTCTCCACCGCCGTCGCCGCGCTGCCCGGCCCCGAGCTCGCGGTGCGGGCCGGCCGGGAAGCCTTGCGCCAGGCCGAAACCGTGACCGGCGAGCCGGTCTGGCCGATGCTGTGCCTGCACGCCGGGATCTACCACGCCGGCATCGACTTCTGGCACGCGGCGTCCTTCGTGCGCGACCGGCTCGGTGTCGGCGCCGGTCCCGGGCTCACGCTCGAGCTCGGCGCGATGAGCAACAGCGTGGTGGCGAGCCTGGACGTCGCGGCGAGCGTCCTGCGCGGCCGCCCGGACCACGACGCCGCGCTCATCACCGCCGGCGACCGGTTCGGCGCGCCGGGGTTCCCGCACTGGAACACCGACACCGGCATCGTCTACGGCGACGCGGGCAGCGCGGTCGTGTTGTCCCGCCGGCCGGGCCTGGCGCGCGTCCGCGCGATCGCGTCCTACACGGACCCGTCACTGGAAGGCCTGCAGCGGGGCGACGAACCGTTCCGCACGGCCAGCGTGACCGCCCACCGGTCCCTGGACATCCGCCGCCGCAAGCGGCAGTGGCTCGGCCGTCACGGCGGTCCGGCGCACGTCGACAGCCGCAACGCCGACGGCGTGACCGCGGTCGTCAAGACAGCGCTGTCCGACGTCGGCCTCGACCTTCCCGACATCGCGAAGATCTGCGCCCCGCACTACGGCCGCCGGCTGGTGGAGACGCAGATCCTGCGCCCGCTCGGCATTTCCGAGTCCCGCACGATGACCGGGCTGGGACTGCGCGTGGGCCACCTCGGCGCCAGCGACCAGATCGTGGCGCTCGACCACCTGCTCCGCACCGGCGAAGCGGGCCCGGGCGAGCACGTGCTGCTGCTGGGGATCGGGGTCGGCATGACGTGGACGGCCGTCGTCCTGCAGGTCGAGCCGGTGCCGGCCACCGCCTGA
- a CDS encoding DEAD/DEAH box helicase, whose product MPLVHALWSPGRGLVLWAEHDRRPAGTASRSAQIALPHPFAVSSANLTALHPGKPTSATLLLPSRANRPLASSEAAATSGKRRGPTLRPWSVPALIVDASELDDLDDAASYGASVTYLRAVARLAADLVRRGRVLPTLVRQGDAAEARWRPVLQGVDFVAFDALVAAMPPVGRAEQIAPLTGASPRALVTDALHTLVDAAVRDRLARADPPVDLRGDRGAAGVWLSALQGGDPRVELPLDELGVVAGAVAKWDEVADTDVVDGRACFRLAEVATLRQPADDEDDPDDQTGDGTKWQLRFLLRATADPSLLLSAGQIWSGEANGLVRDPRGLFAAELGRAALVEPMLAPALRRTQPSEYDLTVEEAERFLTSGANRLVEAGFEVQLPATWDGRRRLGLRLSVRGTPSEQVVARSRVGRDELGGFRWSIAVGDDEIGEETLAKLVAAKTPLVRLRGRWISVDADRLRAGLEFLRRDPHRRGQRPTAAELLALVHLTREAPLPVTDVSADGWVGDILAERVHRTLRPVELPPSFRATLRPYQQRGVAWLAFMSALGLGACLADDMGLGKTVQTLALEAVERAAGDRRPTLVLCPMSLVGMWQREAAKFAPGLRVHAHHGSARAHGDTLAEQVAAADLVVTTYATAARDADELAKVAWRRLVLDEAHAIKNADTATAKAVRRFPAGHRLALTGTPVENRLADLWSVLDLLNPGLLGSRFEFRQRFAAPIERGGDTATAAALRRLTQPYLLRRVKTDPAIVPELPEKLEITQEYRLTREQGTLYAAIVDEMMKKIENSQGIKRRGNILAAITKLKQVCNHPAHLLHDGSPIGRRSGKVVRLEEILTEILASGDRVLCFTQYTEFGHLLVPHLADRLGVEVAFLHGGLAKGARDAIVERFQAGDGPRILLLSLKAGGSGLTLTAASQVLHLDRWWNPAVENQATDRAFRIGQGRNVQVRKFVCPGTIEERIDTLIARKRALAGLVVGEGESWLTELSTDALRGVLTLGEEAIDD is encoded by the coding sequence TTGCCCCTGGTGCATGCTCTGTGGTCGCCGGGCCGGGGGCTGGTGCTCTGGGCGGAGCACGACCGGCGCCCGGCCGGCACGGCGAGTCGCTCGGCGCAGATCGCGCTTCCGCATCCGTTCGCCGTCTCCAGCGCGAACCTGACCGCCCTGCACCCCGGCAAGCCCACCTCGGCGACCTTGCTGCTGCCGTCGCGGGCGAATCGGCCGCTCGCTTCCTCCGAGGCGGCGGCGACGTCCGGCAAAAGGCGTGGCCCGACACTGCGGCCCTGGTCGGTGCCAGCCTTGATCGTGGACGCGTCCGAGCTGGACGACCTCGACGACGCCGCCTCGTACGGCGCTTCGGTCACCTACCTGCGGGCGGTGGCCCGCCTGGCCGCGGATCTGGTGCGACGCGGGCGGGTGCTGCCGACGCTGGTCCGCCAGGGCGACGCGGCGGAGGCCCGGTGGCGGCCCGTGCTCCAGGGCGTCGACTTCGTCGCGTTCGACGCGCTGGTCGCGGCCATGCCGCCGGTCGGGCGGGCCGAGCAGATCGCGCCGCTCACCGGGGCCTCGCCGCGCGCGCTCGTCACCGATGCCCTGCACACCCTGGTCGACGCGGCGGTCCGGGACCGGCTGGCGCGGGCGGATCCGCCCGTCGACCTGCGCGGCGACCGGGGCGCGGCCGGCGTGTGGCTGTCCGCTCTGCAGGGCGGCGATCCCCGGGTCGAGCTGCCGCTCGACGAGCTCGGGGTCGTGGCCGGCGCCGTCGCGAAGTGGGATGAGGTCGCCGACACCGACGTCGTCGACGGCCGGGCGTGCTTCCGGCTGGCCGAGGTCGCCACCCTGCGTCAGCCGGCCGACGACGAGGACGATCCCGACGACCAGACCGGCGACGGCACCAAGTGGCAGCTGCGGTTCCTCCTGCGCGCGACGGCCGATCCGAGCCTGCTGCTCTCAGCCGGGCAGATCTGGTCGGGCGAGGCGAACGGGCTGGTCAGGGACCCGAGAGGGTTGTTCGCCGCCGAGCTGGGCCGGGCCGCGCTGGTGGAACCGATGCTGGCGCCGGCGCTGCGCAGGACGCAGCCGTCCGAGTACGACCTGACCGTCGAGGAAGCCGAGCGGTTCCTCACCTCGGGCGCGAACCGGCTGGTCGAGGCCGGGTTCGAAGTGCAGCTCCCGGCCACCTGGGACGGCAGGCGCCGGCTCGGGCTGCGGCTCTCCGTCCGCGGCACGCCGTCGGAGCAGGTCGTCGCCCGCAGCCGGGTGGGCCGCGACGAGCTGGGCGGGTTCCGCTGGTCGATCGCGGTGGGCGACGACGAAATCGGCGAGGAAACCCTGGCGAAGCTCGTCGCGGCGAAGACACCGTTGGTGCGGCTGCGGGGCCGGTGGATCAGCGTCGACGCCGACCGGCTCCGCGCCGGTCTCGAATTCCTGCGCCGCGACCCCCATCGGCGCGGTCAACGCCCCACCGCGGCCGAGCTGCTGGCGCTCGTCCACCTCACGCGGGAGGCGCCGCTCCCGGTCACCGACGTCAGCGCCGACGGCTGGGTCGGGGACATCCTGGCCGAGCGGGTCCACCGGACGCTACGGCCGGTCGAGCTGCCGCCGTCGTTCCGCGCCACCCTGCGCCCCTACCAGCAGCGGGGGGTCGCCTGGCTGGCGTTCATGTCGGCACTCGGGCTCGGTGCGTGCCTGGCCGACGACATGGGCCTCGGCAAGACCGTCCAGACGCTCGCGCTCGAGGCCGTCGAGCGAGCGGCCGGTGATCGCCGTCCGACGCTGGTGCTGTGCCCGATGTCGCTGGTCGGCATGTGGCAGCGGGAGGCGGCGAAGTTCGCCCCGGGCCTGCGCGTCCACGCCCACCACGGCAGCGCCCGCGCGCACGGCGACACGCTCGCCGAGCAGGTTGCCGCGGCCGACCTCGTCGTCACGACCTACGCCACCGCCGCCCGTGACGCCGACGAACTCGCGAAGGTCGCCTGGCGACGCCTGGTGCTCGACGAAGCGCACGCCATCAAGAACGCCGACACCGCGACGGCCAAGGCCGTGCGGCGGTTCCCGGCCGGGCACCGGCTCGCGCTGACGGGCACCCCGGTGGAGAACCGGCTGGCGGACCTGTGGTCGGTGCTGGACCTGCTCAACCCCGGGCTGCTCGGCAGCAGGTTCGAGTTCCGGCAGCGGTTCGCGGCCCCGATCGAGCGCGGCGGCGACACCGCTACGGCCGCAGCGCTGCGCCGCCTCACGCAGCCGTACCTGCTGCGCCGGGTGAAGACGGACCCCGCGATCGTTCCCGAGCTTCCCGAAAAGCTCGAAATCACGCAGGAGTACCGGCTCACCCGCGAACAGGGGACGCTGTACGCCGCGATCGTCGACGAGATGATGAAGAAGATCGAGAACAGCCAGGGCATCAAGCGCCGGGGCAACATCCTCGCCGCGATCACGAAGCTCAAGCAGGTCTGCAACCACCCCGCGCACCTGCTGCACGACGGTTCCCCGATCGGGCGGCGCTCCGGCAAGGTCGTCCGCCTCGAAGAGATCCTGACGGAAATCCTGGCGTCGGGCGATCGGGTGCTGTGCTTCACGCAGTACACCGAATTCGGCCACCTGCTCGTGCCCCACCTGGCGGACCGGCTCGGCGTCGAGGTCGCGTTTTTGCACGGTGGCCTGGCCAAGGGAGCGCGAGACGCGATCGTGGAACGCTTCCAAGCCGGCGACGGGCCGCGGATCCTCTTGCTCTCGCTCAAAGCCGGCGGCTCCGGGCTCACGCTGACCGCCGCCAGCCAGGTCCTGCACCTGGACCGCTGGTGGAACCCGGCGGTGGAGAACCAGGCCACCGACCGGGCGTTCCGGATCGGGCAGGGACGGAACGTCCAGGTCCGGAAGTTCGTCTGTCCCGGCACCATCGAGGAACGCATCGACACCCTGATCGCCCGGAAGCGCGCGCTCGCGGGCCTGGTCGTCGGCGAGGGCGAAAGCTGGCTCACCGAGCTGTCCACGGACGCGCTGCGCGGCGTGCTCACCCTGGGGGAGGAGGCGATCGATGACTGA
- a CDS encoding SRPBCC family protein: MSTITKSVDVDADVTTVYNQWTQFADFPRFMEGVDHIEQRDATHTHWTVSVAGVTREFDATITEQNPDERVAWKSDSGPDHAGVVTVHRLDDTSTRVTVQMDVDPEGFVENVADKLGILDRRVQGDLDRFKTFIETRDGHETGAWRGDVDRPGQRTD; the protein is encoded by the coding sequence ATGAGCACGATCACCAAGTCCGTCGACGTCGACGCCGATGTGACCACGGTCTACAACCAGTGGACCCAGTTCGCCGACTTCCCCCGGTTCATGGAAGGCGTCGACCACATCGAGCAGCGTGACGCCACCCACACGCACTGGACAGTCAGTGTCGCCGGCGTCACCCGCGAGTTCGACGCGACGATCACCGAGCAGAACCCGGACGAGCGGGTCGCGTGGAAGTCCGACTCGGGCCCCGACCACGCCGGTGTCGTCACCGTGCACCGCCTCGACGACACCAGCACCCGGGTCACCGTGCAGATGGACGTCGACCCGGAGGGTTTCGTGGAGAACGTCGCCGACAAGCTCGGCATCCTCGACCGCCGGGTCCAGGGCGACCTCGACCGGTTCAAGACGTTCATCGAGACCCGCGACGGCCACGAGACGGGCGCGTGGCGCGGCGACGTCGACCGCCCCGGCCAGCGCACCGACTGA
- a CDS encoding SRPBCC family protein gives MVDVTRSFDVAAPPERVLDYLKNFANAEEWDPGTVSCEPLVEGPVEVGSRWRNVSKIAGIETELTYELTRLEPGRVVFVGRNDTATSTDDIGVTAANGSGTTITYHATIEFSGAAKLAAPLTKIVFEKVGADTEKSLVQVFGAPA, from the coding sequence ATGGTCGATGTCACCCGCAGCTTCGACGTCGCCGCACCGCCGGAGCGGGTGCTGGACTACCTGAAGAACTTCGCCAACGCCGAAGAATGGGACCCCGGAACGGTTTCCTGCGAACCGCTCGTCGAAGGCCCGGTCGAGGTCGGTTCCCGGTGGCGCAACGTCTCGAAGATCGCGGGCATCGAGACCGAGCTGACGTACGAGCTGACCCGGCTCGAGCCGGGCCGGGTGGTGTTCGTGGGCCGCAACGACACCGCGACCTCCACCGACGACATCGGCGTCACCGCGGCGAACGGATCGGGAACGACGATCACTTACCACGCGACTATCGAATTCAGCGGAGCCGCGAAACTGGCGGCGCCGCTGACGAAGATCGTGTTCGAAAAAGTGGGCGCCGACACGGAGAAGAGCCTCGTTCAGGTCTTCGGCGCCCCCGCCTGA
- a CDS encoding ABC transporter ATP-binding protein, with the protein MTTIAATELTKRYRDVVAVDRLSLRVPPGEIYALLGLNGAGKTTTIRMLLGMVRPTSGTVSLLGTPVRPAARAVWSRVGYLVETPAAYPELTVAENLAVAARLRGLGDAPVGEVIARLGLEPYATRRARTLSLGNAQRLGLAKALLHRPELLVLDEPANGLDPAGVAEIRALLHDLAREGVTVLLSSHILTEVARLAGRIGVLDRGRLVWEGATSDLVARARPRLRVAVRDRVAGAAALHAAGYRAEDTGEPGFVLSEDTAIRRPDDVAALLAAAGCPPTRLAVEQDDLETCFLRLVGTP; encoded by the coding sequence GTGACCACGATCGCCGCCACCGAGCTGACCAAGCGCTACCGCGACGTCGTCGCCGTCGACCGGCTCTCGCTGCGCGTTCCGCCCGGGGAGATCTACGCGCTGCTGGGGCTCAACGGCGCCGGCAAGACCACCACCATCCGGATGCTGCTCGGCATGGTCCGGCCGACGAGCGGCACGGTCTCCCTGCTGGGCACCCCGGTCCGCCCGGCCGCGCGCGCGGTGTGGTCGCGGGTCGGCTACCTCGTCGAGACCCCCGCCGCGTACCCGGAGCTGACGGTCGCCGAGAACCTCGCCGTCGCCGCCCGCCTGCGCGGGCTCGGCGACGCTCCGGTCGGAGAGGTGATCGCGCGGCTCGGGCTCGAGCCCTACGCCACCCGGCGGGCCCGCACGCTGTCGCTGGGGAACGCCCAGCGGCTCGGCCTGGCCAAGGCGCTGCTGCACCGGCCTGAGCTGCTGGTCCTCGACGAGCCGGCGAACGGCCTCGACCCCGCGGGCGTCGCCGAGATCCGCGCGCTGCTGCACGACCTCGCCCGCGAGGGGGTGACGGTCCTGCTGTCCAGCCACATCCTCACCGAGGTCGCCCGGCTGGCCGGCCGCATCGGCGTCCTCGACCGCGGCCGGCTCGTCTGGGAAGGCGCCACCTCCGACCTGGTCGCGCGGGCGCGGCCCCGCCTGCGCGTCGCCGTCCGGGACCGGGTGGCGGGGGCGGCGGCCCTGCACGCCGCCGGCTACCGCGCCGAGGACACCGGCGAACCCGGGTTCGTCCTGAGCGAGGACACCGCGATCCGGCGTCCCGACGACGTCGCCGCGCTCCTGGCCGCAGCGGGCTGCCCACCGACCCGGCTCGCCGTCGAACAGGACGACCTCGAGACCTGCTTCCTGCGCCTGGTCGGCACGCCGTGA
- a CDS encoding mycothiol-dependent nitroreductase Rv2466c family protein — translation MSTGSADHADIDFYFDPICPFAWMTSKWIRIVQAQRDYSVDWRFISLRLINSHLDYNTHFPEDYPAQHTAGLRLLRVASAAREQHGREAIGPLYAAFGARIFEAEPVEGRSPGWQGTPGLAADALAEAGLPASLVDALEDTSRDAGIQAESDEALSLTGKDVGTPIVHFEPPAGVAFFGPVISRLPDEEQAGQLWDHVVGLARFPGFAELKRSLRERPQLPSFGVTARETGKTEDWHAGSRRLKK, via the coding sequence ATGAGCACCGGTTCAGCGGACCACGCCGACATCGACTTCTACTTCGACCCCATCTGCCCGTTCGCCTGGATGACGAGCAAGTGGATCCGGATCGTCCAGGCGCAGCGCGACTACTCCGTCGACTGGCGGTTCATCTCCCTGCGCCTCATCAACTCGCACCTCGACTACAACACCCACTTCCCCGAGGACTACCCCGCGCAGCACACCGCGGGCCTGCGGCTGCTGCGGGTGGCGTCGGCGGCACGCGAGCAGCACGGCCGCGAGGCGATCGGCCCGCTCTACGCCGCCTTCGGCGCGCGCATCTTCGAGGCCGAGCCCGTCGAAGGGCGGTCTCCCGGCTGGCAGGGCACTCCCGGTCTGGCCGCCGACGCGCTCGCCGAAGCCGGCCTGCCGGCCTCGCTCGTCGACGCGCTCGAGGACACCTCGCGTGACGCCGGGATCCAGGCGGAGTCCGACGAGGCGTTGTCGTTGACGGGCAAGGACGTCGGCACGCCGATCGTCCACTTCGAACCGCCGGCGGGCGTCGCCTTCTTCGGGCCGGTGATCAGCCGGCTGCCCGACGAGGAGCAGGCCGGGCAGCTGTGGGACCACGTCGTCGGCCTCGCCCGGTTCCCCGGCTTCGCCGAGCTCAAGCGGAGCCTGCGCGAGCGTCCGCAACTGCCGTCCTTCGGCGTCACGGCGCGGGAGACGGGCAAGACCGAAGACTGGCACGCCGGCAGCCGCAGGCTCAAGAAGTAG
- a CDS encoding carboxylate-amine ligase yields MTAGSTVGIETVGVEEEFLIVDAATRRPASRATAILARLPDDGTFVPELYQSQVEAVTGVHTDLRDVGRALRVQRAVLAGAAQEEDALVVPLGTPPLAGDRPRLTGSPRHHAIGDTYRGVLAGYETCGCHVHVGVPDRAHAVAVVDHLRPRLPTLLALSGNSAVHHGQHTGHQSWRVIQQAPLPGGGIPPRFGDLGAYERCLGRLVDSGVLVDDRMTFWAARPSAAHPTVEVRIADVARTVDEALLQVALTRALVRTALADLGRGVEAPDVDGQLAAAALWTAARHGIHGPGVDPLTGRRVPATALLHELVNHVRPALAAAGDEAVTQALLRRVVAGETGAERQVRVARDGPGAIVDDAALARLSPGEGGSREAVAHSPAPPRS; encoded by the coding sequence ATGACGGCCGGCAGCACCGTAGGCATCGAAACCGTGGGCGTCGAAGAGGAGTTCCTCATCGTCGACGCCGCCACCCGGCGACCGGCGTCCCGGGCGACGGCGATCCTCGCCCGTCTCCCGGACGACGGCACGTTCGTGCCCGAGCTGTACCAGTCGCAGGTCGAAGCGGTCACCGGCGTGCACACCGACCTGCGCGACGTCGGCCGGGCGCTGCGCGTCCAGCGCGCGGTGCTGGCCGGCGCCGCGCAGGAGGAAGACGCGCTGGTCGTGCCGCTCGGCACGCCGCCGCTGGCCGGGGACCGGCCCCGGCTGACCGGCAGCCCGCGCCACCACGCCATCGGGGACACCTACCGGGGTGTCCTCGCCGGCTACGAGACCTGCGGCTGCCACGTCCACGTCGGCGTCCCCGACCGGGCGCACGCCGTCGCCGTCGTCGATCACCTGCGGCCCCGGCTGCCGACGTTGCTCGCGCTGTCCGGGAACTCCGCCGTCCACCACGGACAGCACACCGGTCACCAGAGCTGGCGCGTGATCCAGCAGGCCCCGCTGCCCGGTGGGGGCATCCCGCCCCGCTTCGGCGACCTCGGCGCCTACGAACGCTGCCTCGGGCGCCTGGTGGACAGCGGCGTCCTCGTCGACGACCGGATGACGTTCTGGGCCGCCCGGCCGTCGGCGGCGCACCCGACCGTCGAAGTGCGGATCGCCGACGTCGCCCGGACGGTCGACGAAGCCCTCCTGCAGGTGGCGCTCACCCGGGCCCTGGTCCGCACCGCACTCGCCGACCTCGGCCGCGGCGTCGAAGCGCCCGATGTGGACGGTCAGCTCGCCGCCGCGGCGTTGTGGACCGCCGCGCGCCACGGCATCCACGGACCGGGCGTCGATCCCCTGACCGGCCGGCGCGTCCCGGCCACGGCCCTGCTCCACGAACTGGTGAACCACGTCCGGCCGGCGCTGGCCGCCGCCGGCGACGAAGCGGTCACCCAGGCGCTGCTCCGGCGGGTCGTCGCCGGGGAAACCGGGGCCGAGCGCCAGGTCCGGGTGGCGCGCGACGGCCCCGGCGCGATCGTCGACGACGCCGCGCTCGCGCGTTTGTCCCCCGGCGAAGGGGGTAGCCGGGAAGCAGTCGCTCATTCCCCCGCACCCCCGAGGAGCTGA
- a CDS encoding SWIM zinc finger family protein — protein MTDPLPWWPTRFIRALTAIGVLLPAPGQGRVVSMEVGAGRVDAEVHDGRPRQVRIGLTAFGKADWAAITHALAAKASLTVLLLRGELPRDVEQIFKAVRLPLFPSSAREVSLDCTCPAVEVPCGHLNAVFTALVARVDDDPFTVLALRGRTREALLEELKNRLISAEPLDPDDRSPALTEVMDTFFECGPAPGLGGAAPLHGPRTSFDALLDQAPPFAITVGGENVADLLRPVYRALADGS, from the coding sequence ATGACTGATCCGCTCCCTTGGTGGCCGACCCGGTTCATCCGTGCGCTGACGGCGATCGGCGTCCTCCTGCCCGCGCCGGGCCAAGGTCGCGTCGTGTCCATGGAAGTCGGCGCCGGGCGCGTCGACGCCGAGGTGCACGACGGCCGCCCTCGCCAGGTGCGCATCGGGCTGACGGCGTTCGGGAAAGCGGACTGGGCGGCGATCACCCACGCCCTCGCCGCGAAAGCGTCGCTCACGGTTCTGCTGCTCCGCGGTGAGCTGCCCCGCGACGTCGAACAGATCTTCAAGGCGGTCCGGCTGCCGCTGTTCCCGTCGTCGGCGCGGGAGGTGTCCCTGGACTGCACCTGCCCGGCCGTCGAGGTGCCGTGCGGCCACCTGAACGCCGTGTTCACCGCGCTCGTGGCGCGGGTCGACGACGATCCGTTCACCGTGCTCGCCCTGCGCGGCCGGACCCGCGAAGCGCTGCTGGAGGAGCTGAAGAACCGGCTCATCTCCGCCGAGCCGCTCGACCCCGACGACCGGTCTCCGGCCTTGACCGAGGTCATGGACACCTTCTTCGAGTGCGGCCCGGCCCCGGGCCTGGGCGGCGCGGCGCCGTTGCACGGGCCGCGGACGTCGTTCGACGCGCTGCTGGACCAGGCCCCGCCGTTCGCGATCACGGTGGGCGGCGAAAACGTCGCCGACCTGCTCCGGCCGGTGTACCGGGCACTCGCGGACGGCAGTTAG
- a CDS encoding ABC transporter permease → MRGALWAEVLKARRSRLPWVTVLAFTVAGVFGTLVMFVLQDLSRARALGLLGTKASLTGGSADWPASFALLAQIVAVGGVGVFGLVVIWLFGREFSQHTIKDLLALPTARTTVVGAKFAVAALWCLALAGYLLLLGLLLGTTIGLRGWSAAVAARGLGEVLATAVMTILLVTPFAFAASLGRGYLAGVAALITAVFLAQVVALVGYGRYFPWSVPALFTGLAGPGHDPPGVVGYLLVLLVGATGVATTAAWWRGADQDR, encoded by the coding sequence GTGAGGGGCGCACTGTGGGCCGAGGTCCTGAAGGCGCGCCGCTCCCGGCTGCCGTGGGTGACCGTGCTGGCCTTCACCGTCGCCGGGGTGTTCGGCACGCTGGTCATGTTCGTCCTGCAGGACCTGTCCCGGGCGAGGGCGCTCGGCCTGCTGGGCACGAAGGCGTCGCTCACCGGCGGCAGCGCCGACTGGCCGGCCTCCTTCGCCCTGCTGGCCCAGATCGTCGCGGTCGGCGGCGTGGGGGTCTTCGGGCTCGTCGTGATCTGGCTGTTCGGCCGGGAGTTCAGCCAGCACACGATCAAGGACCTGCTCGCGCTGCCGACGGCCCGCACCACGGTCGTCGGCGCCAAGTTCGCCGTCGCGGCGCTGTGGTGCCTGGCACTGGCCGGCTACCTCTTGCTGCTCGGCCTGCTCCTGGGAACCACCATCGGACTGCGCGGCTGGTCGGCCGCCGTCGCGGCCCGCGGCCTCGGCGAGGTCCTCGCGACCGCGGTCATGACCATCCTGCTGGTGACGCCGTTCGCGTTCGCCGCCAGCCTCGGCCGGGGCTACCTCGCCGGGGTCGCGGCCCTGATCACCGCCGTCTTCCTGGCCCAGGTCGTCGCGCTCGTCGGCTACGGCCGCTACTTCCCCTGGTCCGTCCCCGCGCTGTTCACCGGGCTGGCCGGTCCCGGCCACGACCCGCCCGGCGTCGTCGGATACCTCCTGGTGCTCCTCGTCGGGGCGACCGGCGTCGCCACCACCGCGGCCTGGTGGCGCGGCGCCGACCAGGACCGCTAA
- a CDS encoding manganese catalase family protein, whose translation MFRHTKLLQFEAKPEKPDAVYAHKLQELIGGAFGEMSVTMQYLFQGWNCRIEGKYKDLIMDTATEEIGHVEMLATMVARLLEGAPATATAAAVKDPVMAAMIGGMDVQQTIVAGGGALPADSNGTPWNGKYIVASGNLLADFRANVAAEAQGRLQTARLYNMTDDPGVKAMLQFNLARDTVHQKQWLAAIEELKADGLEDEIAPNALLDEEDQKHNNTIWHLSDGPDGAKGGWTTEAGIEYLMDPEPLGGPGTAPKPDPALYGTYAPLQDAKGTVKGKVKAAKTKSKKS comes from the coding sequence GTGTTCCGTCACACGAAGCTGCTGCAGTTCGAAGCCAAGCCCGAAAAGCCCGACGCCGTGTACGCCCACAAGCTCCAGGAGCTCATCGGCGGCGCCTTCGGCGAAATGAGCGTCACGATGCAATACCTGTTCCAGGGCTGGAACTGCCGCATCGAAGGCAAGTACAAGGACCTCATCATGGACACCGCGACCGAGGAGATCGGGCACGTCGAAATGCTCGCCACCATGGTCGCCCGCCTCCTCGAAGGCGCGCCCGCCACGGCCACCGCCGCCGCCGTGAAGGACCCGGTGATGGCCGCGATGATCGGCGGCATGGACGTCCAGCAGACGATCGTCGCCGGCGGCGGCGCGCTTCCGGCCGACAGCAACGGAACCCCGTGGAACGGCAAGTACATCGTCGCTTCCGGCAACCTGCTGGCCGACTTCCGCGCCAACGTCGCCGCCGAGGCGCAGGGCCGCCTGCAGACCGCCCGGCTGTACAACATGACCGACGACCCGGGCGTCAAGGCGATGCTGCAGTTCAACCTTGCCCGCGACACCGTGCACCAGAAGCAGTGGCTGGCCGCGATCGAAGAGCTGAAGGCCGACGGCCTCGAGGACGAAATCGCGCCCAACGCGCTCCTCGACGAGGAGGACCAGAAGCACAACAACACCATCTGGCACCTCTCGGACGGCCCGGACGGAGCCAAGGGCGGCTGGACCACCGAGGCCGGCATCGAGTACCTGATGGACCCCGAACCCCTCGGCGGCCCGGGAACGGCACCGAAGCCCGACCCCGCGCTGTACGGCACGTACGCCCCGCTCCAGGACGCCAAGGGCACCGTGAAGGGCAAGGTCAAAGCCGCCAAGACCAAGAGCAAGAAGAGCTGA